A portion of the Nitrospira defluvii genome contains these proteins:
- the nuoF gene encoding NADH-quinone oxidoreductase subunit NuoF: MPKYEPILLKNMLQPGYAGSLAEYERAGGYQAVRKVLGQLSPAEVTGIVMKSGLRGRGGAGFPTGVKWGFLPKDYQGPRYLCCNADESEPGTFKDRQLIERDPHQLLEGMLIACYAIGAASSYIYIRGEFVLGAKILEAAIKEARAAGYVGKNIFGSNTSIDIWVHRGAGAYICGEETALLESLEGKRGLPRVKPPFPATHGLYNKPTVVNNVETLANLPHIVNRGAEWFASIGSPPKSTGTRVFCVSGHVKQPGNYEVPMGITFRELIYEHAGGMRGDKPLKAFIPGGASAPFLTPEHLDVKLDFESVALAGSMLGSGGVTVMEEGTDMVWAALRLMEFFYHESCGKCSPCREGSSWLVQIMRRIVNKRGRIEDLETLTDLCKNIAGRTVCAFGDAEVSPILSTLKHWRQEYVDLIQAAEAANLIRPEPVGTKH; this comes from the coding sequence ATGCCCAAGTACGAACCCATTCTGTTGAAAAACATGCTCCAGCCCGGCTATGCCGGTTCGTTGGCGGAATATGAACGCGCGGGCGGGTACCAGGCCGTGCGAAAAGTGCTCGGACAACTCAGCCCGGCGGAAGTCACCGGGATCGTCATGAAATCGGGGTTGCGCGGGCGCGGCGGCGCCGGGTTTCCGACCGGCGTGAAATGGGGATTTTTGCCGAAGGACTACCAGGGCCCCCGCTACCTCTGCTGCAATGCCGACGAGAGCGAACCGGGCACGTTCAAAGATCGCCAGCTCATCGAGCGCGACCCGCATCAATTGTTGGAAGGGATGTTGATCGCGTGCTACGCGATCGGAGCGGCCAGTTCCTACATTTACATCCGCGGGGAATTCGTCCTAGGCGCCAAGATTCTGGAAGCGGCCATCAAGGAAGCACGCGCCGCCGGTTATGTCGGAAAGAACATCTTCGGCTCCAACACCTCGATCGATATCTGGGTCCATCGCGGAGCGGGTGCCTATATCTGCGGGGAAGAAACGGCCCTGCTGGAATCGCTCGAAGGGAAACGCGGCCTCCCCCGGGTCAAGCCGCCGTTCCCGGCCACGCACGGTCTGTACAACAAACCGACCGTGGTGAACAACGTCGAAACCCTCGCCAACTTGCCGCACATCGTGAATCGCGGCGCCGAATGGTTCGCCTCGATCGGCTCGCCCCCCAAGAGCACGGGCACCCGGGTTTTCTGCGTCAGCGGACACGTGAAACAACCTGGCAATTACGAAGTGCCGATGGGCATCACGTTCCGCGAGTTGATCTACGAACACGCCGGTGGCATGCGGGGAGACAAGCCGCTCAAGGCATTCATTCCCGGAGGGGCCTCCGCGCCGTTCCTGACGCCGGAGCACCTGGACGTGAAGCTGGATTTCGAATCCGTGGCCTTGGCGGGCTCCATGCTGGGGTCCGGCGGCGTCACCGTCATGGAAGAGGGCACCGACATGGTCTGGGCCGCGTTGCGCCTGATGGAATTTTTCTATCATGAGTCCTGCGGCAAGTGCAGCCCCTGCCGGGAGGGTAGCTCCTGGCTCGTCCAGATCATGCGCCGCATCGTCAACAAACGCGGCCGCATTGAAGACCTTGAAACGCTGACCGACCTGTGTAAGAACATCGCCGGTCGAACGGTCTGCGCGTTCGGCGACGCCGAGGTGTCTCCGATTTTAAGCACGCTCAAACATTGGCGCCAGGAATATGTCGACCTGATTCAGGCGGCTGAGGCCGCCAATTTGATCCGGCCGGAACCGGTAGGGACGAAACATTGA
- the nuoG gene encoding NADH-quinone oxidoreductase subunit NuoG, with protein sequence MPDQKPETVRLTIDGTTVAVPKGTLVIEAARRVGVMIPHFCYHPKLKPDANCRMCLVEVEKMPKLQTACSTPVAEGMAVRTATTTVDDAHKSVLEFILANHPLDCPVCDQGGKCDLQDFSHQYTPTTSRFTETKRIFQKEYFSPLIETQMNRCVQCLRCVRYCDEIMDVKALAPVGRGTMTEIKHFGPHELDCEFCGGCIQICPVGAITSRLSMYEYRPWMLKRADTICTFCGDGCRITVQTKDNELIEVNSAHGAGRNNGDLCARGFFGFHASSHADRLTHPLIRRDGVLVQTTWEEALEFVAAQALRLKLAHGPDAFGGLIASRCTNEDLYVFQKFMRQVIGTNRVDSSARYGHLNGIQALRRVQGTHRWTIAFEDIVAANALLLVGTNVTETSPITGLKVKEAVKKRQAALVTIETLQPAVDTLSNIVNLATQHFPTHPEQFGNTVLGLLKAVVEGNLVDATLAQQSPAFVQRVTTALNGTSWDVLEAATGQTRARWAETAQLLAKAKRLVVLVGNGVLRQAGAEATTTNLLDLLILLGKLDQPGCGLGPLAEENNDQGAVEMGAVAEFIPGPMPLNDQPARDRITSVWREELPHTPGASLTEMLAAADKGSLKALFVIGENPVGSLPAAARAKDALAKLELLVCQELFLTETAAMAHVVLPACSYMEKDGTFTNSEGHVQAVRQAINPIGDSRPDWEMLSAISVLMGVPLEYGDAREILKEIRSVIPGYGLLGPTPTSPKVDQATLSRYLAEGAATDIASRYAVRQITNPADAPFTLVFTQTLFHSGKLSTRSKGLLQLQQDGVLSINPSDAAQLGLTDGETVTMSNTRGAITTRVKLRERVPAGVLWFPEHFDGEAKHLAEWTIDPRTQIPYFKLAHVSLAKVS encoded by the coding sequence ATGCCTGATCAAAAGCCAGAAACAGTCCGCCTGACCATCGACGGCACCACGGTCGCGGTTCCCAAGGGTACCCTCGTAATCGAGGCCGCCCGGCGCGTCGGCGTCATGATCCCGCATTTCTGTTATCACCCCAAGCTGAAGCCGGACGCGAATTGCCGGATGTGTCTGGTGGAAGTCGAGAAAATGCCGAAGCTGCAGACGGCCTGCAGCACGCCCGTCGCGGAAGGCATGGCCGTCCGTACCGCCACCACCACCGTTGACGATGCACACAAGTCCGTGCTGGAATTCATCCTGGCGAACCATCCACTCGATTGCCCGGTCTGTGACCAAGGCGGAAAGTGCGACCTCCAGGATTTCTCGCATCAGTACACCCCGACCACCAGCCGGTTTACCGAAACCAAGCGCATCTTCCAGAAAGAGTACTTCAGCCCGCTCATTGAAACGCAGATGAATCGCTGCGTCCAATGCTTGCGGTGCGTGCGGTACTGCGACGAGATCATGGACGTCAAAGCGCTCGCTCCGGTAGGCCGCGGCACGATGACGGAAATCAAACACTTCGGCCCACATGAACTGGACTGCGAATTCTGCGGCGGGTGTATTCAAATCTGTCCCGTCGGCGCCATTACCAGCCGGTTATCGATGTACGAATACCGCCCCTGGATGCTCAAGCGCGCCGACACGATTTGCACGTTTTGCGGCGACGGCTGCCGGATCACCGTGCAAACCAAGGACAACGAACTCATCGAGGTGAATTCCGCTCACGGCGCCGGGCGGAACAACGGCGATCTCTGTGCGCGCGGGTTTTTCGGCTTCCATGCCAGCAGCCACGCCGACCGCCTCACCCACCCATTAATCCGCCGCGACGGCGTCTTGGTTCAAACCACGTGGGAAGAGGCGCTGGAATTTGTTGCGGCACAGGCGCTCCGCTTGAAGTTGGCGCACGGCCCGGACGCATTCGGCGGACTGATCGCCTCCCGCTGCACGAACGAAGACCTGTATGTCTTCCAGAAATTCATGCGCCAGGTGATCGGCACCAATCGGGTCGACAGCAGCGCGCGCTACGGGCATCTCAACGGCATCCAGGCCTTGCGGCGCGTCCAAGGTACCCATCGCTGGACCATCGCCTTTGAAGACATCGTCGCCGCGAACGCCCTGCTGCTGGTCGGCACCAATGTCACCGAAACCAGTCCGATCACAGGACTGAAGGTCAAAGAAGCCGTCAAAAAGCGGCAGGCGGCGCTCGTCACAATCGAAACACTGCAACCGGCGGTCGATACGCTGAGCAACATCGTCAACCTGGCCACCCAACATTTCCCGACCCATCCCGAGCAATTCGGCAACACCGTCCTCGGGCTGCTCAAGGCGGTCGTGGAAGGCAATCTGGTGGACGCTACCCTGGCCCAACAGTCGCCGGCCTTTGTTCAACGTGTCACCACGGCCCTGAACGGCACCTCCTGGGACGTCTTGGAAGCCGCCACCGGTCAGACTCGCGCCAGGTGGGCGGAGACCGCCCAGCTCTTGGCGAAGGCTAAGCGCCTGGTCGTGCTGGTCGGTAACGGGGTCTTGCGTCAGGCGGGCGCGGAGGCGACGACCACGAATCTCCTCGACCTCTTGATCCTCCTCGGCAAACTTGATCAGCCCGGCTGCGGGCTCGGGCCTCTGGCGGAAGAAAATAACGATCAGGGCGCGGTCGAGATGGGCGCGGTCGCCGAATTCATCCCCGGGCCGATGCCACTCAACGATCAACCGGCCCGTGACCGCATCACCTCGGTGTGGCGGGAAGAATTGCCACATACGCCGGGCGCCTCGCTCACGGAGATGCTTGCCGCAGCCGACAAGGGGTCGCTCAAAGCCTTGTTCGTCATCGGCGAAAACCCTGTCGGCAGCTTGCCCGCCGCAGCCCGAGCGAAAGACGCACTGGCCAAACTGGAGCTCTTGGTCTGTCAGGAGCTCTTTCTCACTGAAACAGCGGCAATGGCCCATGTGGTCCTCCCCGCTTGTTCATACATGGAGAAGGACGGCACCTTTACCAATTCAGAAGGGCATGTCCAGGCGGTTCGACAGGCGATCAATCCGATCGGTGACAGCCGCCCGGATTGGGAGATGTTGTCCGCCATATCGGTCTTGATGGGAGTCCCGCTCGAATATGGTGACGCGCGGGAAATTCTCAAAGAAATCCGGAGCGTCATCCCAGGCTACGGCCTGCTGGGACCGACGCCCACATCACCCAAGGTGGACCAGGCCACGCTCAGCCGCTATCTCGCTGAGGGTGCTGCAACCGACATCGCGTCCCGGTACGCCGTTCGCCAAATCACGAACCCGGCCGACGCCCCCTTCACGCTGGTCTTTACGCAAACGCTGTTCCACTCAGGGAAGTTGTCCACGCGATCGAAGGGGCTCCTGCAGTTGCAACAGGACGGGGTGCTGTCGATCAATCCGTCGGATGCCGCTCAATTGGGACTGACGGACGGCGAGACGGTGACGATGTCCAATACCCGCGGAGCGATCACCACCAGGGTCAAGCTGCGCGAGCGGGTACCGGCCGGTGTGTTGTGGTTCCCGGAGCATTTCGACGGCGAGGCGAAACACCTCGCGGAATGGACGATTGATCCCCGGACTCAAATCCCCTATTTTAAGCTCGCGCACGTATCTCTGGCGAAGGTCTCGTAG
- the nuoH gene encoding NADH-quinone oxidoreductase subunit NuoH, with amino-acid sequence MEIGLRLAVSLAQIAAVMGVVMLTVMVLTLAERKVLGWMQDRMGPMEVGPYGVLQPIADGLKLFFKEDIIPAGANRFLFTLAPILALVPAMIGFAVIPFGPSMTIELFGMQVKPFVISDINIGILYILAFASIGAYGIILGGWSSNSKYSLLGGLRSAAQVISYELNVGLAIVGVILLSGSLSLVKITEAQAGGFWNWFVIAMPFPQIFAFVVYVISSVAETNRVPFDLPEAESELVAGFFTEYSGMRFAFFFIAEYANMILVSCVAAALFLGGWNAPYPGTILGHLGLDALAWIENVVWFAAKVYFFLFLFFWLRATLPRLRYDQLMRFGWKVMLPIALGNIVLTAIAAYFFPR; translated from the coding sequence ATGGAAATCGGATTACGACTGGCGGTGTCCCTCGCTCAAATCGCCGCGGTAATGGGAGTGGTGATGCTGACCGTCATGGTGCTCACCCTCGCTGAGCGAAAAGTACTCGGCTGGATGCAGGATCGCATGGGTCCGATGGAAGTCGGCCCTTACGGCGTGCTGCAACCCATCGCCGACGGGCTGAAACTCTTTTTTAAGGAAGACATCATCCCGGCCGGGGCCAACCGGTTCCTCTTTACGCTGGCGCCGATTCTGGCGCTGGTGCCGGCCATGATCGGCTTTGCGGTGATTCCCTTCGGGCCGAGCATGACCATCGAACTGTTCGGCATGCAGGTCAAGCCGTTCGTGATCAGCGACATCAATATCGGCATTCTGTATATCCTGGCCTTTGCCTCGATCGGCGCCTACGGCATCATCCTCGGCGGCTGGTCGTCCAACAGCAAATACTCGCTGCTCGGCGGTCTCCGTTCCGCCGCGCAGGTCATCAGCTACGAATTGAACGTTGGGCTCGCGATCGTGGGCGTCATCCTCCTGTCCGGCTCTCTGAGTCTGGTGAAGATTACCGAGGCCCAGGCCGGCGGATTCTGGAACTGGTTCGTCATCGCCATGCCCTTCCCACAGATTTTCGCGTTCGTGGTCTATGTCATCTCGTCGGTCGCAGAAACGAACCGAGTGCCCTTCGACCTTCCGGAAGCGGAAAGCGAATTGGTGGCGGGGTTCTTCACGGAATACAGCGGCATGCGGTTCGCCTTTTTCTTCATCGCGGAATACGCGAACATGATCCTGGTCTCCTGCGTCGCCGCGGCCCTCTTCTTGGGTGGGTGGAACGCCCCCTACCCGGGCACCATCCTTGGACACCTTGGATTGGATGCGCTGGCTTGGATTGAAAACGTCGTCTGGTTTGCCGCAAAAGTCTACTTCTTCCTGTTCTTGTTCTTCTGGCTGAGGGCCACGCTCCCTCGTCTGCGGTACGACCAACTGATGCGATTCGGGTGGAAAGTGATGTTGCCCATCGCGCTCGGCAACATCGTGTTGACGGCCATCGCCGCCTACTTCTTCCCGCGGTAA
- the nuoI gene encoding NADH-quinone oxidoreductase subunit NuoI has translation MNAAVTTDTKRKPFSEWLKTLTFYELLVGMKATLTHLLNYKPITLQYPHEKRLLPDNYRGMLSLLRYDDGTEKCVGCDLCEAACPSRVIRVVSGEVPGEPTKRYSKEYYMDMTRCLFCGLCVDACPVDALAMTREFEWAVYDKRQLHLNKQQLLAIGDRAFPVREKRLELQHPNVAFFNVTFKHLPQKEN, from the coding sequence ATGAACGCCGCCGTCACAACAGACACCAAACGGAAACCGTTCAGCGAGTGGCTGAAGACGTTGACGTTTTATGAACTGCTGGTGGGGATGAAGGCTACGCTCACGCACTTGCTCAACTACAAGCCGATCACGCTGCAGTATCCGCACGAGAAACGCCTGCTGCCGGACAATTACCGCGGCATGCTCTCCCTGTTGCGTTACGACGACGGGACGGAAAAATGCGTGGGGTGCGACCTTTGTGAAGCGGCCTGCCCTTCGCGGGTGATCCGGGTCGTCAGCGGCGAAGTCCCCGGAGAACCGACCAAGCGGTATTCCAAAGAATATTATATGGACATGACGCGCTGCCTATTCTGCGGGCTCTGCGTCGACGCCTGTCCCGTGGATGCCCTGGCCATGACCCGCGAATTCGAATGGGCCGTGTACGACAAGCGCCAACTCCATCTCAATAAGCAACAGCTGCTCGCCATCGGCGACCGCGCGTTTCCCGTCCGGGAAAAGCGCCTTGAGCTGCAGCATCCGAACGTGGCGTTTTTTAACGTCACGTTCAAGCATCTCCCGCAAAAGGAGAACTAG
- a CDS encoding NADH-quinone oxidoreductase subunit J, with amino-acid sequence MDHIFFFYFAAVIAGTSVLVVALRNPVYSALALLIMFFHVAGLYVTLHAEFLAAVQIVVYAGAILVLYLFVVMLLSIRSEERYHNQLPVAGLLGVTLCTEVLLLLIQSRTAPSAPRGSAEAAAETGNTEMIGEALYSTYLFPFEVASLILLVAMIGAIILAKKDIIETTE; translated from the coding sequence ATGGACCACATTTTTTTCTTTTATTTTGCTGCAGTGATCGCCGGCACCTCCGTGCTGGTCGTCGCCTTGCGAAACCCTGTCTACAGTGCGCTGGCGCTGCTGATCATGTTTTTTCACGTGGCGGGACTCTATGTCACGCTCCACGCAGAATTCCTGGCGGCCGTGCAGATCGTCGTCTATGCCGGCGCCATCCTGGTGTTGTATCTCTTTGTCGTCATGCTGCTGAGCATCCGGTCCGAGGAGCGCTACCACAACCAACTTCCGGTGGCAGGACTCCTGGGCGTGACGCTCTGCACGGAAGTGCTGCTGCTGCTCATTCAATCCCGAACCGCCCCTTCTGCTCCGAGAGGATCCGCAGAAGCCGCCGCGGAAACCGGCAATACAGAGATGATCGGCGAGGCCTTGTACTCCACCTATTTGTTTCCCTTCGAGGTCGCCTCGTTGATCCTACTGGTCGCGATGATCGGCGCGATCATTCTGGCCAAGAAGGACATCATTGAGACGACAGAGTGA
- the nuoK gene encoding NADH-quinone oxidoreductase subunit NuoK produces MTVPLSYYLVLSGFVFLTGVVGVLIRRNIIVILLSVELMLNATNINFVAFSEYFHQVAGQVFVFFALTVAAAEVAVGLAIIIALHRTNSSIYIDDLNLLKR; encoded by the coding sequence ATGACCGTTCCCTTATCCTATTATTTGGTGCTGAGCGGGTTTGTATTTCTCACCGGCGTGGTGGGGGTGCTGATCCGGCGCAACATCATTGTGATTCTCCTGTCGGTCGAGCTGATGCTGAATGCCACGAACATCAACTTCGTGGCCTTTTCCGAATATTTCCATCAGGTGGCCGGCCAGGTCTTCGTGTTTTTTGCGTTGACCGTGGCGGCGGCGGAAGTGGCCGTGGGACTGGCCATCATCATCGCCCTGCACCGAACCAACTCGTCGATCTATATCGATGATCTCAACCTGTTGAAACGGTAA
- the nuoL gene encoding NADH-quinone oxidoreductase subunit L — MLYALIPFLPLFSFLIVGIGEQWIKDRAHLVAVPAMVGSFLLSLLALHDVATGQSINVTLYTWLTSGNLDIHIGISIDRLTAVMLILVTTVSTLVHIYTIGYMHGEPGYARFFAYIALFTFSMLMLVMADNLLQLFVFWEAVGLSSYLLIGHWYERPSACAAATKAFLVNRVGDFGFILGLFLVWYSFGSLDYATVFAHAQELATKTTNLLGPFGGTWDVSVMTMICLLLFTGAVGKSAQVPLHVWLPDAMEGPTPISALIHAATMVTAGVFMVARLSPLYDLSPAALTVVAVIGGITMMLGATIALTQTDIKRVVAYSTMSQLGYMVMACGLGAYGAGMYHLLTHGAFKALLFLGCGSVIIALHHEQDMRHMGGLKDTLPVTYWTFLVGSLALAGFPLTAGFFSKDDLLVSAWSAGPLGQVLAICGLITAGVTAFYSFRLVFVTFWGKSRMDAHHAAHVHEPSTTMTVPLMVLAVLSIVAGYLGIPGFLEPVFHGEGTAAHHEGGAALGIMAVATLMGLSGIAAAYYLYVLNPTLPDRLAQQWRAAYELSLHKWYIDEAYDRSFVRPTLSAAQGMWTHVDVAIIDGAVNGVARAIAWGGWFIRLTQSGQTQHYALGMTLGAVVILTVYLLL; from the coding sequence ATGTTGTATGCATTGATTCCATTCCTTCCCCTGTTCTCGTTTCTGATCGTCGGGATCGGCGAACAGTGGATCAAAGACCGCGCGCACCTCGTGGCGGTTCCGGCTATGGTGGGGTCGTTCCTGCTGTCGCTGCTGGCCCTCCATGACGTGGCCACCGGCCAATCGATCAATGTCACCCTCTATACCTGGCTGACCTCGGGGAACCTGGACATTCACATCGGCATCTCCATCGACCGCCTCACGGCCGTCATGCTGATCCTGGTTACGACTGTCAGCACGCTGGTGCACATTTACACCATCGGCTATATGCACGGCGAACCGGGCTACGCGCGCTTTTTCGCCTACATCGCCCTGTTCACCTTCTCCATGCTCATGCTGGTGATGGCGGACAATCTCCTGCAATTGTTCGTCTTCTGGGAAGCGGTCGGCCTCTCCTCCTACCTGCTCATCGGGCATTGGTATGAACGGCCGAGCGCCTGCGCCGCCGCCACCAAAGCCTTCCTGGTCAATCGCGTCGGAGACTTCGGCTTTATCCTCGGGCTCTTCCTGGTCTGGTATTCTTTCGGCTCGCTCGATTACGCCACCGTCTTCGCGCACGCGCAAGAACTGGCCACCAAGACCACAAACCTTCTCGGCCCGTTCGGCGGCACCTGGGACGTGTCGGTCATGACCATGATCTGCCTCCTGCTCTTCACCGGAGCGGTCGGCAAATCCGCACAAGTCCCGCTGCATGTCTGGCTTCCGGATGCGATGGAAGGACCGACCCCGATTTCTGCCCTGATCCATGCCGCCACCATGGTGACGGCCGGAGTGTTCATGGTGGCGCGGCTCTCCCCGCTCTACGACTTGTCGCCCGCCGCGCTGACCGTCGTCGCAGTCATCGGCGGCATCACGATGATGCTCGGGGCCACCATCGCCCTGACCCAGACCGACATTAAACGCGTCGTGGCCTACTCGACCATGAGCCAACTCGGGTACATGGTGATGGCCTGCGGCTTGGGCGCGTACGGCGCGGGCATGTATCATCTGCTGACCCACGGCGCGTTTAAGGCGCTTCTGTTCCTCGGTTGCGGGTCGGTCATCATCGCCCTGCACCATGAACAGGACATGCGCCACATGGGCGGCTTGAAAGACACACTCCCCGTCACCTACTGGACGTTTCTGGTGGGCTCACTGGCCTTGGCCGGATTTCCACTCACGGCCGGATTCTTCAGCAAGGACGACCTGCTCGTCTCCGCCTGGTCGGCCGGCCCGCTCGGTCAGGTCTTGGCCATCTGCGGGTTGATCACGGCCGGAGTCACCGCCTTCTATAGTTTCCGACTGGTCTTCGTCACCTTCTGGGGCAAGTCCCGTATGGATGCGCACCATGCCGCTCATGTCCATGAGCCGTCGACCACCATGACGGTCCCACTGATGGTGTTGGCCGTGCTGAGTATCGTCGCCGGGTACCTCGGCATCCCGGGCTTCCTGGAGCCGGTTTTCCACGGGGAGGGAACGGCAGCGCATCATGAAGGCGGCGCGGCCCTGGGCATCATGGCCGTGGCCACGCTGATGGGATTGAGCGGCATCGCCGCCGCCTACTATCTGTACGTGCTGAATCCGACGCTGCCTGACCGTCTCGCGCAGCAGTGGCGCGCCGCGTACGAGCTGTCGCTTCACAAGTGGTACATCGATGAGGCCTATGACCGGTCGTTTGTGCGCCCGACTCTGTCCGCTGCACAGGGGATGTGGACGCACGTCGATGTGGCGATTATCGATGGGGCGGTCAATGGAGTGGCCCGGGCAATTGCCTGGGGAGGCTGGTTCATTCGCCTCACGCAGAGCGGACAAACACAACATTATGCGCTGGGCATGACCCTGGGCGCCGTGGTGATCCTGACCGTGTATCTGCTGCTCTAG
- a CDS encoding NADH-quinone oxidoreductase subunit M — translation MNHTTSFPWLTLIVFFPLIGAVLCFLVKAESSRWVALGFTVCNFLFSLPLWWLFDSSTAQMQFVEQASWISSPPVRYSLGMDGISFPLVLMTTFLMPFCVTVSWTAIEKRVPLFMSMLLVMETAMLGVFVALDFVLFYVFWEAMLIPMYLLIGVWGGPNRLYAAIKFFLYTLAGSVLLLVAILALYFQGGHTFDILELSRGTYGATLQMWLFLAFFAAFAVKVPMFPFHTWLPDAHVEAPTAGSVILASVLLKMGTYGFLRFTLPMLPDATVAFTKPMIALSIVAIIYGAYMALAQTDMKKLIAYSSVSHMGFVTLGIFVLNIQGIEGAVMQMVNHGITTGGLFLCVGIIYERTHSRQIADNTGLAGPMPRYALFLMIFALSSLGLPGTNSFVGEFLVLAGTFVWSQFATALAALGVILAAAYILWLMQRVVFGTPAAAHRAHLLDLNARETATLVPLIVLVFVLGIFPNPLLSRMHASVTQLLNGPKAPAYATVPQPAPLVLPVTATMAAAQPISSSEQAATR, via the coding sequence GTGAATCATACAACCTCATTTCCCTGGTTGACCCTGATCGTCTTTTTTCCGCTGATCGGCGCCGTCCTCTGCTTCCTCGTCAAGGCTGAGTCCTCCCGGTGGGTGGCGCTGGGCTTCACCGTCTGTAACTTTCTCTTCTCGCTTCCGCTCTGGTGGTTATTCGACTCATCGACCGCACAGATGCAGTTTGTGGAGCAGGCCTCCTGGATCAGCTCTCCGCCGGTGCGGTACAGCCTGGGCATGGACGGCATCAGCTTCCCGCTCGTGCTGATGACGACGTTTCTCATGCCCTTCTGCGTCACCGTGTCCTGGACCGCCATCGAGAAACGTGTACCGCTGTTCATGTCGATGCTGCTGGTGATGGAAACGGCCATGCTGGGCGTGTTCGTCGCGCTGGACTTCGTGTTGTTCTACGTCTTCTGGGAAGCCATGCTGATCCCGATGTATCTGCTGATCGGCGTCTGGGGCGGTCCCAACCGGCTGTACGCCGCCATTAAGTTCTTTCTGTATACCCTGGCAGGTAGTGTCCTGCTGCTGGTCGCTATCCTCGCGCTGTACTTCCAAGGCGGCCATACGTTCGACATTCTGGAACTGAGCCGCGGAACCTATGGCGCCACGCTCCAAATGTGGCTCTTCCTGGCCTTCTTCGCGGCCTTCGCCGTAAAAGTGCCGATGTTCCCGTTTCACACCTGGTTGCCGGACGCGCACGTCGAGGCCCCGACCGCAGGCAGCGTCATCCTCGCGAGCGTCCTGCTGAAGATGGGCACCTACGGATTCCTGCGCTTTACATTGCCCATGCTACCGGACGCCACCGTGGCCTTTACCAAACCGATGATCGCGCTCTCAATCGTGGCCATCATCTATGGCGCCTACATGGCCCTGGCGCAGACGGACATGAAGAAACTGATCGCCTACTCCAGCGTCAGTCACATGGGCTTTGTCACGTTGGGGATCTTCGTCCTGAATATCCAGGGGATTGAAGGTGCGGTGATGCAGATGGTCAATCACGGCATCACGACCGGCGGCCTCTTCCTCTGCGTGGGCATCATCTATGAACGGACACACAGCCGCCAGATTGCCGACAACACCGGATTAGCCGGCCCCATGCCGCGATACGCGCTGTTTCTGATGATTTTTGCGCTGTCCTCGTTGGGGCTGCCGGGCACCAACAGTTTCGTGGGGGAATTCCTGGTGCTGGCCGGCACCTTCGTCTGGAGCCAGTTCGCCACCGCTTTAGCCGCACTGGGGGTCATTCTGGCCGCCGCGTACATCCTCTGGCTCATGCAGCGCGTGGTGTTCGGAACCCCGGCCGCCGCCCATCGCGCCCATCTCCTCGACCTCAATGCCAGGGAGACGGCGACGCTGGTGCCGCTGATCGTGCTGGTGTTCGTCCTGGGGATCTTCCCGAACCCGCTCTTGAGCCGCATGCATGCCAGCGTGACACAGCTGCTGAACGGACCGAAAGCTCCGGCCTACGCGACTGTGCCGCAACCGGCCCCGCTCGTACTACCGGTCACCGCGACGATGGCAGCCGCCCAGCCCATTTCCTCTTCTGAACAGGCAGCAACACGATGA